The DNA window GGCGCCGAAGTCCACCGGCACGCCGAGGTCGGCGAGCACCTGCTCGAGGGCCGACAGCGCGACGATGACGTCGAACTCGGCCGCATAGCCCATGTGGCCGATGCGGAAGAGCTTGCCCTTCATCTCCCCCTGCCCGCCGGCGATGGTGATGTTGTGCGCCTGGGCATAGGCCGCCACGATCTTCTCACTGTCGATTCCGGGCGGCGAGAGCACCGCGGTCAGCGCCGGGGTCGGCGTCGCCCTGGGGAAAAGCGGCAGCCCGAGCGCCTCCACGCCGGCCCGGGTGGCCCGAGCCAGGCGGTCGTGGCGCTTGAAGACGTTGGTGAGCCCCTCCGCCTGCAGCATGCGCAGCGCCTCGCGCAGCCCGACCACGATGCTCACGGGCGGCGTGTAGCGGGGCTCGTTCTTGACGAGCCACTTCCGCTCCTCGGTGAGGTTGAAGTAATACTTCGGGAGCCGCGAGGTGGCCACCCGCGCCCAGGCCCTCTCGCTCAGCGCGCAGAAGGCGAGACCGGGCGGCAGCATGAGGCCCTTCTGGGAGCCGGCCACGACCACGTCCACCCCCCAGGCGTCCATGGGCAGATCCGCGATGCCGAGGCTCGAGACGGCGTCCACGATGAGGAGCGCGTCCGTGCCCCGGGTCGCCTCCGCGTAGCCACGCACGTCGTGCAGCACGCCCGTGGAGGACTCGCTGTGCTGGGCGAGCACCGCCTTGATCTCGGGGCGCGCGCGGAGCGCCTCGGCGAGGCGGGCGGCGGAGACGGTGTCGCCGAAGGGCGCGCGGAGCTCGACGATGTTCATGCCGTAGGTCTTGGCGATCTCCATCCAGCGCTCGCCGAACTTGCCGGCGCTGACGACGGCCACCGTGTCGCCGGCGGAGAGCGTGTTGACGACCGCGGCCTCCATCGCGCCGGTGCCCGAGCACGCCAGCGGGATCACGTCCTGGGCGGTCTGGACGAGGGCCTTGAGCCCGCCCCGCACCTCGATGAACAGCGCCTCGTACTCCGGGGTGCGGTGGTGGATCATCGGCTGCGCCATCGCCAGGAGCACCTGGCTCGGGACCGGGGTGGGCCCCGGGGCCATCAGCTGGTACTTCTTCATCCGACGGGCCTCCTGGGAGAGATCACGTCGTTGACTTTACCACGGCGGTCGGACCGCGCGGCCCAGGGCGGTGACGAAGATGGCGTCGAGGCCGGCTGCGTGGGGGGAGAGGAACTCGACCACCTTGTGGTCGTAGAAGGTGAGCCCCGAGGCGCCGAAGCGCTGGCCGTAGGCGGCCAGGTAGGCGCGCCCGCCGATCAAGCCGGCCTGGAGATTGACGAGACGATAGCCGCGGTCGCCGAACGATGCGAGGAGCGCGTCGAGCGGCGCCAGGAAGTAGATCACCGCCGCGGCGTCGCCGCCCAGCGCCTGCTCCAGGCAGAGGTAGGCGGAGTCCGCGCGGAAGTTGCCGGTGGAGATGACCTCGAGCGCATGCTCCTCGGGCCAGTAGCGATAGGCGCCGGGCTCCACGTCGTCGACGGCGTTGATGACGAGGTAGGGATCGACGAGACCGGGGGGCACGTCGGCATCGACCCACCGGGTCGCCCACCACAGCGTGGTCGCCAGTTCCGCGGCCGTGAGCGAGGCCTCGCTGAAGCGCCGCGCGGAGCCGCGGTGCTGGATCGTCTCGCCGAGCGGGCGTCCGGCCTCCGCGCGCGCCGGGGGCAGCGGCAGGAGGGACCGCCGCGGCTTCCGGGGCGCGGGCGGCGCGCTCTCACGCCAGGCGCGCACGGCGGCGGCGCTCGGCAGCATGGATGCCTGTTGCATCTGCCGGAGCGACGGGTAATCCACCTCGCGCGACGAGAGCGGCAGCGCCTCGTGACTGATCGCCGGGAGCGCGCCGGCCGGCGCCGCCGGCCCGCCCTCGGGGCCCACCGCGACCAGCTCCAGCGCGGCTTCGCGGTCGGGGTCGACGCCGAGCAGTCGGTTGACGTCGGCGTCCACGAAGCCCGTGAGAAGGCGGGGCGCCCACCCCAGCGCGTTGGCGACGGCGGTGAGGTTCGCGAGCATCGTGCCCGAGTCCCAGTAGAGGTGGCGGAAGCCGCGGGCCTGGTACTTCCAGGTGTTCCGCCAGTAGATGCCCGTGAGCGCGACGGTGGCGGCGCGTCGGGCCAGTGAGGGGTCAGCGGCGGCCTCCGCCAGCGCCGCGCGCACGTCGCCTTCCCGCAGGCGGCGGAGGGCGAAGTCGCCCGCGCAGAAGTGGTAGAGCCCGGGCTCGAGGCCGTCCACGGCCCCGACCGCGACGTACACCTCGGTCTGATAGAGGGCACCCGTCGAGGGCGCGGCGCGGAAGAGTACCTCGCCGCCGCCCGGGTAGGTCTTCTTCTTGGTGACGCCGGCCGACAGGTAGAGGAGCGCGGAGAGGTGCTCGAGCGTCAGGCGCGGCGTCGGGGGAAAGGCGCCGGGCGCCAGCGCCCCGAGCGTGTCCGCGGCGGGGAGATCGAACGTCCGCGGCAGCGGAATCGGCGCCAGGTTCGTGTACACCTTGAACGGGAAGGGCTTGATGTCCCAGTCGAGCGCGTGGCCGCTCGCCCGCACCGAGGAGGGCGTGTGGATCGTCTGGTCGTGGAAGTGCCGCGCGGCCGGGAGGTCGGGGTTCGCCGCCATGACGACGGGCTCACGTGGAGAAGCGATAGGGCGGCCGGAAGACCCCGCGCTCGGTGATGATCGCGGTGATGAGCCCGGCGGGCGTGACGTCGAAGGCCGGATTGTACACCGGCGTAGCCTCCGGCGCGGTGGGCTGCGCGCCGACACGGCGCACCTCGGCAGGGTCCCGCTCCTCGATGGGAATTTCCTGGCCCGAAGGCAGCGAGGGGTCGATCGTCGAGAACGGCGCCGCGACGTAGAAGGGCACGCCGTGGTGCCGGGCCAGCACGGCCAGCGCGTAGGTGCCGATCTTGTTCGCGGTGTCCCCGTTGGCGGCGACGCGGTCGGCGCCGGTGAGGACCAGATCCACCTCGCCCCGCGCCATCAGCGAGCCGGCCACGGCGTCGGCGACGAGACGGTGCGGGATCCCCTCGCGGACACACTCCCAGGCGGTCAGGCGCGAGCCCTGCATGACGGGGCGCGTCTCGTCCACCCAGAGGAGCGCCACCTTGCTCTGGGCGTGCGCCGAGCGCACGACGCCGAGCGCCGTGCCGTAGCCGGCCGTGGCCAGGGCGCCGGCATTGCAATGCGTGAGAATCCTGGCGCCGGGCGGCACCAGGGCGGCGCCGTGATCGCCCATCGCGCGGTTGGCGGCGACGTCCTCGTCCAGGATCGCCTGGGCCTCGGCGACGAGGCGCGCGCGCATGTCGGCCAGCGGCAGGTCCCGCGCGGCCAGCGCCGCCCGACGCATCCGCTCGAGGGCCCAGAAGAGGTTGACCGCCGTCGGGCGCGTCGCCGCCAACCCCTTGATGGCGACTTCGAGGTCGGCCAGGAGTTCATCGAAGGTGGTGGCCGGACTCCGGCGCGCCGCCAGCGCGACGCCGAAGGCGGCCGTCACGCCGATGGCCGGCGCGCCCCGCACGACCAGCGTGCGGATCGCCTCCGCCACGTCCTCCCAGCGCGCGCACTCGCGCTCGACCTCCTCACGCGGCAGGCGCGTCTGGTCGAGGAGAAGGAGCCGGTCCCCCGCCCAGCGGACGGGCCTGATCATCGCCACGGCGCTAGAACGGGTCGCCCGGGAAGAACCGCAGCAGCCACTCGGCGATCTCGGCGTTGAGCTTGAAGTTGAAGGCGCTGGCAGGATCCTGCACCCGTCCATCGAGCGTGAGGCCGCGTTTGCCGAACTGACCGTTCAGCCAGGCGCCGTATACGCCCTCCAGCCCGAACAGTTGGCCCCCGAGACGAAAGCCCTCTCGGTCGACCCCCAGATCGACGTTCAGATCGATGGACCGCTTGGACTCAGCGGTCTTGTGCTCGGCGGCGGCCGGCATCACGGCGAGCGTCACCAGGGCGCCGAAGATCAACGACGCGGCGATCAATCGTCTGGTCATCGCTCTCCTCCCAGTTTCCCAAGATGCGCCTGAATCGCGTGGCGGCTCAGGCCCGCCACGCTCACGACCTTCTCCCGCCCCTTCGCGCCACGAACGATCGTCACGGCCGAGGGCCGGACGCCCAGCGCCGCGGCCAGCAGGGCGGCGACCGCCGCGTTGGCCCGCCCGTTCACGGGCGGCGCGGTGACGCGCACACTCAGCACGTCCTCCCGCCAGCCGACGATCTCGTTGCGCGAGGCGCGCGGCTGGACGCGCACCCGCACGAGGGCCCCCTCACTGGGGCCCGGGGGCATCGCCGGAGTCTTCCGGCCGGTCCGCCGCCAGAAGGCGCTGGTAGCGATCGAGGGTGGCCCGCAGGTCTTCCACGAGCTGGCGCTGGGTCCGCTTGAGCCCCTTGATCTCGCTCCGGAGCTGGGCCTCCTCGGCGCGCACCTCCTCCACCAGCTTCTCGCCGCGCAGCTCCGCCTCGCGCACGATGAGCTGCCCCTCGCGGCGGGCCGCCTCCTTCATCTCCTCGGCCAACCTCTGCGTCGTCAGCAGCGTGTCCTGGAGCGCCTTCTCCCGGTCGGCGAGTCCGCGGGTCCGCTCCTCCAGCGCCGTCAGCTGCTCCTTGAGTAGCGCATTGTCCTTCAGCACCGCCTCGTAGTCCTCGGCGACGTCCTCCAGGAAGGCTTCGACTTCGTTGACGTCGAGGCCACGGAACATCCGTACGGTGAACTGCTGCTGCCGGATATCGAGGGGACTCAAACGCATCGCGACCTCCCGATCTCTCAGCCGATCTCCGTGGCGATTCGATACAGAACCGGCACGAGGAACTCTCTGAGGAAGTAGAGCGCGAGCACGACGACCATGGGCGAGAGGTCGAGCCCCATCGCCAGGGTCGGCAGGCGTTCCCGCACCGGACGCAGCACCGGCTCCGTCACGCGATGGAGGAAGCGCACGATGGGGTTGTAGGGGTCCGGGCTCACCCACGAGATGATCGCCTGCGCGATGATGATCCACATGTAGGCCACCAGCACGAGGTTGAGGATGTTGGCCAGCGCGGTCACGAGGTACGCGAAGAAGAACATCAGGCCGGCCCCTGCCCCAGCTCCTTCGAGCGGAGGGTGGCCCGCTCGACGGCCTTGATGAACGTCGTCCGGATGCCGCCTTCCTCCAGGGCCGCGATGCCGGCGATCGAGGTGCCGCCGGGCGAGCTGACCATGTCTTTCAACGCGCCGGGGTGCATTCCGGTGTCCAGGAGCAGCTTGGCGGCGCCGAGGACGGTCTGGGTCGCCAGCGTCATCGCCGTGATCCGGTCCAGCCCCATCCGGACCCCGCCGTCGGCCAGGGACTCGATCACGAGGGCCACGTAGGCGGGGCCGGAGCCCGAGAGCCCCGTCACCGCGTCCAACAGTTCCTCCTCCAGCACGACCACGCGGCCGACGGCGCTGAAGATTTCGCCGGCCGTGTCGAGGTCGTCGGGCTCGAGTCCCTCGGCCTTGGCGATCGCCGTCACGCCCTCCAGCACCAGCGCCGGCGTGTTGGGCATGACCCGGATGAGCCGCACGTCCTTGCCGAAGACGGCCCGGATCTTCGCCGTCGACACGCCGGCGGCGATCGAGATCATCAGCTTCGTCTTGATCAGGACCGGCGCGATCTCGCGCAGCACCGGCGTCATGATCTGGGGCTTGACCGCCATGATGACCACGTCTGCCTGCCGGACCAGCTCGCCGTTGTTCGGCGCCAGCTGGATACCGTACTGGCGGTCCAGCTCCTTGAGACGCTCCAGGCGGACGTCGCTGGCCCAGATCGCCTCCGCCGGCACCACGTTGGCGGTGACCAGCCCTTTGATGAGGGCCTCGCCCATGTTGCCGGCGCCGATGAAGCCGACCTTCTTGCCCTTGAGGCTCATATGTCGGAGGGGGCGGACGTTACGGCCCCCTCCGAGGCCTCCCCCAGGACCGATTGCGCCGGCAAAGCCGGCGCTCGAAACCCGACTCGGACGGACACACGATGGCTCATGGCGACTGGCGTGCCTCCTTCACGGGGCGGGGGCCGAAGATCGCCGTGCCCACCCGCACCATCGTCGCGCCCTCCTCGATCGCCGCCTCGAAGTCCGCGCTCATCCCCATCGACAGCTCGCCGAGCCCGTGGCGCTTGCCCAGCGCGGCCAGGGCGCGGAACCAGGGACGCGCTTGCTCTGCCCGCTCGACCGCGGGCGGAATGGTCATGAGCCCGCGGACCCTCACGTACTCGAGCGCCGCGATCGCCTCCAGCGCCTCCCCTACTCCGTCGGGATCGAAGCCACCCTTGGAGGCCTCGCCCGCCACGTTGACCTGCACCAGCGTCTCCACCGGGCGGCCGCGGGCTCGCGCGCGGCGGTCGCACTCGCGGGCCAGCTCGAGGCGGTCGAGCGCGTGGATGAGATCGAACAGCTCGAGCGCGTCCCGCACCTTGTTGGTCTGCAGATGACCCACCAGGTGCCAGGGCACGGGACGGCCGAGGACCGCGACCTTCTCTCGGGCCTCCTGGACGCGGTTCTCGCCCAGCGCGGGCAGCCCGGCCGCCACGGCGCGCCGGATCCGTTCGGCGTCTACCGTCTTGGAGACGCCGACGAGCAGCACGTCCTCCGCCCGGCGCCCCGCGCGCTCGGCCGCCCGCGCGATCCGCTCGCGCACGGATTCCAGATTTGTGCGGATGTCGTCCATGGCCGCGATTCTAGCATCCCCGTCAGGGCAGCGCCGCGAGGGTGACCAGCCGACCGCGATTGCCCCTCCGGTACGAGAAGAGCACCTGGGGATGGCAGGCGGTGCAGAGGCGCGGGTTTTCGATCCGCTCGGCGGCCACGCCGGCGCGCCGCAGCAGCTCCTCGTTCGCCGTCCAGAGATCGAGCATCCAGTGGCCGGCGCGTACGGATCTCACCCAGCGCTCCCATAGCGACGGATACGCCGACGAGAACTGCGCGATCACCGGCTCGTCGACCTCGTAGCAGCAGGGCCCGATGGACGGCGCGATGGCCACCCGCAGGCGCTCGACCCTGGCGCCGGCGCCGCGCACCGCCTCCACCGCCGCCTGGGCGGCGCCGCGCACCGTGCCCCGCCAGCCGACATGGACGAGCGCCAGCACGCGGGCGGGGGGATCGCAGAGGGCGATGGCCAGGCAGTCGGCGGTGAAGATGGCGAGCGGAACGCCGCGCTCGGTGCTCAGCAGGACGTCCGCGATCCCGGCGAAGCCGCCCTTGGGCGCGGCCCGCGCGAGGTCGGCGCCGTGCACCTGGCGCGCCCAGGT is part of the Candidatus Methylomirabilota bacterium genome and encodes:
- a CDS encoding alanine--glyoxylate aminotransferase family protein encodes the protein MKKYQLMAPGPTPVPSQVLLAMAQPMIHHRTPEYEALFIEVRGGLKALVQTAQDVIPLACSGTGAMEAAVVNTLSAGDTVAVVSAGKFGERWMEIAKTYGMNIVELRAPFGDTVSAARLAEALRARPEIKAVLAQHSESSTGVLHDVRGYAEATRGTDALLIVDAVSSLGIADLPMDAWGVDVVVAGSQKGLMLPPGLAFCALSERAWARVATSRLPKYYFNLTEERKWLVKNEPRYTPPVSIVVGLREALRMLQAEGLTNVFKRHDRLARATRAGVEALGLPLFPRATPTPALTAVLSPPGIDSEKIVAAYAQAHNITIAGGQGEMKGKLFRIGHMGYAAEFDVIVALSALEQVLADLGVPVDFGA
- a CDS encoding SagB/ThcOx family dehydrogenase, whose product is MAANPDLPAARHFHDQTIHTPSSVRASGHALDWDIKPFPFKVYTNLAPIPLPRTFDLPAADTLGALAPGAFPPTPRLTLEHLSALLYLSAGVTKKKTYPGGGEVLFRAAPSTGALYQTEVYVAVGAVDGLEPGLYHFCAGDFALRRLREGDVRAALAEAAADPSLARRAATVALTGIYWRNTWKYQARGFRHLYWDSGTMLANLTAVANALGWAPRLLTGFVDADVNRLLGVDPDREAALELVAVGPEGGPAAPAGALPAISHEALPLSSREVDYPSLRQMQQASMLPSAAAVRAWRESAPPAPRKPRRSLLPLPPARAEAGRPLGETIQHRGSARRFSEASLTAAELATTLWWATRWVDADVPPGLVDPYLVINAVDDVEPGAYRYWPEEHALEVISTGNFRADSAYLCLEQALGGDAAAVIYFLAPLDALLASFGDRGYRLVNLQAGLIGGRAYLAAYGQRFGASGLTFYDHKVVEFLSPHAAGLDAIFVTALGRAVRPPW
- the mtnA gene encoding S-methyl-5-thioribose-1-phosphate isomerase, with the protein product MIRPVRWAGDRLLLLDQTRLPREEVERECARWEDVAEAIRTLVVRGAPAIGVTAAFGVALAARRSPATTFDELLADLEVAIKGLAATRPTAVNLFWALERMRRAALAARDLPLADMRARLVAEAQAILDEDVAANRAMGDHGAALVPPGARILTHCNAGALATAGYGTALGVVRSAHAQSKVALLWVDETRPVMQGSRLTAWECVREGIPHRLVADAVAGSLMARGEVDLVLTGADRVAANGDTANKIGTYALAVLARHHGVPFYVAAPFSTIDPSLPSGQEIPIEERDPAEVRRVGAQPTAPEATPVYNPAFDVTPAGLITAIITERGVFRPPYRFST
- a CDS encoding DUF167 domain-containing protein — protein: MPPGPSEGALVRVRVQPRASRNEIVGWREDVLSVRVTAPPVNGRANAAVAALLAAALGVRPSAVTIVRGAKGREKVVSVAGLSRHAIQAHLGKLGGER
- a CDS encoding DivIVA domain-containing protein produces the protein MRLSPLDIRQQQFTVRMFRGLDVNEVEAFLEDVAEDYEAVLKDNALLKEQLTALEERTRGLADREKALQDTLLTTQRLAEEMKEAARREGQLIVREAELRGEKLVEEVRAEEAQLRSEIKGLKRTQRQLVEDLRATLDRYQRLLAADRPEDSGDAPGPQ
- a CDS encoding YggT family protein — translated: MFFFAYLVTALANILNLVLVAYMWIIIAQAIISWVSPDPYNPIVRFLHRVTEPVLRPVRERLPTLAMGLDLSPMVVVLALYFLREFLVPVLYRIATEIG
- the proC gene encoding pyrroline-5-carboxylate reductase, whose translation is MSLKGKKVGFIGAGNMGEALIKGLVTANVVPAEAIWASDVRLERLKELDRQYGIQLAPNNGELVRQADVVIMAVKPQIMTPVLREIAPVLIKTKLMISIAAGVSTAKIRAVFGKDVRLIRVMPNTPALVLEGVTAIAKAEGLEPDDLDTAGEIFSAVGRVVVLEEELLDAVTGLSGSGPAYVALVIESLADGGVRMGLDRITAMTLATQTVLGAAKLLLDTGMHPGALKDMVSSPGGTSIAGIAALEEGGIRTTFIKAVERATLRSKELGQGPA
- a CDS encoding YggS family pyridoxal phosphate-dependent enzyme → MDDIRTNLESVRERIARAAERAGRRAEDVLLVGVSKTVDAERIRRAVAAGLPALGENRVQEAREKVAVLGRPVPWHLVGHLQTNKVRDALELFDLIHALDRLELARECDRRARARGRPVETLVQVNVAGEASKGGFDPDGVGEALEAIAALEYVRVRGLMTIPPAVERAEQARPWFRALAALGKRHGLGELSMGMSADFEAAIEEGATMVRVGTAIFGPRPVKEARQSP
- a CDS encoding polyphenol oxidase family protein, which produces MNLVPHGEPPAYFTFPGLSALGVPHATTTRHCPGVAPWSESASPLRGEAAAALGAAGLDLARLTWARQVHGADLARAAPKGGFAGIADVLLSTERGVPLAIFTADCLAIALCDPPARVLALVHVGWRGTVRGAAQAAVEAVRGAGARVERLRVAIAPSIGPCCYEVDEPVIAQFSSAYPSLWERWVRSVRAGHWMLDLWTANEELLRRAGVAAERIENPRLCTACHPQVLFSYRRGNRGRLVTLAALP